The following are from one region of the Cottoperca gobio unplaced genomic scaffold, fCotGob3.1 fCotGob3_298arrow_ctg1, whole genome shotgun sequence genome:
- the crebl2 gene encoding cAMP-responsive element-binding protein-like 2 yields the protein MDDNKMVAGKVKKPGKRGRKPAKIDLKAKLERSRQSARECRARKKLRYQYLEELVSSKERAICALREELEMYKQWCSAMDQGKIPSEIKALLTGDEQKTSQSGSSTKTSKKNSISN from the exons ATGGATGATAACAAG ATGGTGGCTGGTAAAGTGAAGAAACCGGGCAAACGCGGCCGCAAACCTGCAAAGATCGACCTGAAGGCCAAACTGGAGCGAAGCCGTCAGAGCGCCAGAGAGTGCCGAGCGAGGAAGAAGCTGCGCTACCAGTACCTGGAGGAGCTGGTGTCCAGCAAGGAGAGAGCCATCTGCGCCCTGAGGGAGGAGCTGGAGATG TACAAGCAGTGGTGCTCAGCGATGGACCAGGGGAAGATCCCGTCGGAGATCAAAGCTCTGCTGACGGGAGACGAGCAGAAGACGTCTCAGAGCGGCAGCAGCACCAAGACGTCCAAGAAGAACAGCATCAGCAACTGA
- the gpr19 gene encoding LOW QUALITY PROTEIN: putative G-protein coupled receptor 19 (The sequence of the model RefSeq protein was modified relative to this genomic sequence to represent the inferred CDS: deleted 1 base in 1 codon), translating into MVYASSNTVRVNPSLYSPSFTYQMSFNFSERENATVLAILPTTPLCSLGGSSYGGPNRTSTSDELTSGEVAVLGLVFGVLWLVSILGNALVCLVIHRSRRTQSTTNYFVVSMACADLLMSIGWAPFILLQVASGRWPLSAATCKAVRYLQHLCPGVQVYVLLSISVDRFYTIVYPLSFKVSREKAKKMIAASWLFDAAFVAPCLFFYGSTDSSHCDFFLPVSWGSIAYAAVHLLFGFLVPVALIVSFYQRVIRYIWRISADGHTVRRTMNIVPRTKVKTIKMFLMLNSVFFLTWTPFYVAQLWHPRESDGPSRQGLLFFTALTWISFSSTASKPTLYSVYNANFRRGMRETFCMSSMKCYRSNAYTITASSRVAKKNYIGVVEIPVQANTLAKDSVHDTFGREAKEKKVAWTSNANPPNTFV; encoded by the exons ATGGTGTATGCCTCATCAAACACAGTCCGTGTCAACCCCTCCCTTTACTCTCCATCTTTCACCTATCAGATGTCATTTAACTTCTCTGAGAGGGAGAACGCAACTGTCCTGGCAATCCTACCCACAACTCCCCTCTGCAGCCTCGGGGGCTCGTCCTACGGCGGGCCGAACAGAACCTCCACCTCCGATGAGTTGACTTCAGGCGAGGTCGCCGTCCTGGGTTTGGTGTTCGGGGTTCTCTGGTTGGTCTCCATCCTGGGAAATGCCCTCGTCTGTCTGGTCATCCACCGGAGCCGACGGACTCAATCCACCACCAACTACTTTGTGGTGTCGATGGCGTGTGCAGACCTGCTCATGAGCATCGGCTGGGCGCCCTTCATCCTCCTGCAGGTCGCCTCAGGACGATGGCCACTGAGTGCCGCTACCTGCAAGGCCGTGCGCTACCTGCAGCACCTCTGCCCCGGCGTGCAGGTCTATGTCCTGCTGTCCATCTCTGTAGACCGCTTCTATACAATCGTGTACCCGCTCAGCTTCAAAGTGTCCAGAGAGAAAGCGAAGAAGATGATCGCGGCCTCGTGG TTGTTTGACGCAGCCTTCGTGGCGCCCTGTCTCTTCTTCTATGGCTCAACAGACAGCAGTCATTGTGACTTTTTCCTTCCGGTCAGCTGGGGCAGTATAGCCTACGCCGCCGTTCATCTCCTGTTTGGGTTTTTGGTCCCAGTGGCGCTGATCGTGTCATTCTACCAGCGGGTCATCCGCTACATCTGGAGGATCAGTGCTGACGGCCACACGGTGCGTCGGACGATGAACATCGTCCCACGGACTAAAGTCAAGACCATCAAGATGTTCCTCATGCTCAACTCAGTTTTCTTCCTCACCTGGACGCCCTTCTACGTCGCCCAGCTGTGGCACCCGAGGGAGTCCGACGGACCGAGCAGGCAGGGGCTGCTGTTCTTCACGGCCCTCACGTGGATCTCTTTCAGCTCCACAGCGTCCAAGCCGACCCTGTACTCCGTCTACAATGCAAACTTCAGAAGGGGCATGAGGGAGACCTTCTGCATGTCGTCCATGAAATGCTACCGCAGCAACGCGTACACCATCACGGCAAGCTCCCGGGTGGCCAAAAAGAACTACATTGGGGTCGTGGAAATCCCAGTTCAAGCCAATACGCTCGCCAAGGACTCGGTTCACGATACGTTTGGCCGAGAGGCGAAGGAAAAGAAGGTCGCCTGGACCTCGAATGCCAACCCTCCGAATACTTTTGTCTAA